One Acutalibacter muris DNA window includes the following coding sequences:
- a CDS encoding dockerin type I domain-containing protein encodes MVKKNTKKWTPMKKLRIVFLFTAAFILCLLLAAGINDKTNMELRLMGIHNNNLVMLLEGSGKLCAYYKDISSPDSMLTKAENIAESGYTFFLDGGTLGIAECLESELDINLYLIDEKLKYDEYSLFEFAPSEGDKLAFANVGKNTYTMYILSTEGNLRSCEAMLEPEDTILLSGVSFLGSTQGGWIYAYADGVLRRWKGNAFDSCQEYPDVPCPEKLVGEDVYIDRNGLLIRIKDSVTETFNLDIGSVDPDACFGTDEYIIAADSSGTIHKFDWSGEDIQETGTAKAEGRILGIIEEYIVTEKDSQIYLEQLTFKEPNSGEETDPTPTPTPTPAPGESEEPTVSPSPDTGLDATPTPEPESTSTPDPDDGSSEPEEPTPTPLPSDKNDEVGKLIEEIQFKELIGDNGKYVAMLSGARVADLRKIYWPQSIEAFTQEDKPVFDSLLKTGMKIQIPLSDGNSEKISVIIRGDCDGDGRVRKSDITFASLYIVNAVYAETDVQFMAMDMNDDGKVTIWDLPMIADEIRRTE; translated from the coding sequence ATGGTTAAGAAAAACACTAAAAAATGGACCCCTATGAAAAAGCTACGTATTGTTTTCCTGTTTACTGCTGCTTTTATACTCTGCCTATTACTTGCTGCGGGAATAAATGACAAGACTAACATGGAACTTCGGCTGATGGGAATACACAACAATAATCTTGTTATGCTTCTGGAAGGTTCGGGTAAATTATGCGCATATTATAAAGATATTTCCAGTCCTGACAGTATGCTGACAAAGGCGGAAAACATAGCGGAGAGTGGCTATACCTTTTTCCTTGACGGCGGCACTCTTGGGATAGCGGAATGTTTAGAGAGCGAGTTGGACATTAACCTCTATTTAATTGATGAAAAACTTAAATATGACGAATACAGTCTCTTTGAATTTGCGCCAAGCGAAGGTGATAAGCTGGCTTTTGCCAATGTGGGGAAGAACACATATACAATGTACATACTTTCTACGGAGGGGAATTTGCGGTCCTGTGAAGCAATGTTAGAGCCAGAAGACACTATTCTGTTGAGCGGGGTCAGTTTTCTTGGTTCCACTCAGGGTGGGTGGATTTACGCATATGCTGACGGGGTCCTCCGGCGCTGGAAAGGTAATGCATTTGACAGTTGTCAGGAGTATCCAGATGTTCCCTGCCCTGAGAAATTGGTGGGAGAGGATGTATACATTGATAGAAATGGTTTGCTAATAAGGATTAAGGACAGTGTGACTGAAACATTTAACCTGGATATTGGCAGTGTGGATCCCGACGCTTGCTTTGGAACAGACGAGTATATAATAGCCGCGGATAGCTCTGGTACAATTCACAAGTTTGATTGGTCAGGAGAAGATATTCAGGAGACAGGAACTGCAAAGGCTGAGGGAAGGATATTGGGGATAATTGAGGAATACATAGTTACAGAAAAGGATAGCCAGATTTACCTGGAACAGCTTACATTTAAAGAGCCAAATTCCGGGGAAGAAACCGATCCGACACCTACCCCCACACCTACGCCTGCCCCTGGCGAAAGCGAGGAGCCCACCGTCAGCCCCTCCCCAGACACTGGTCTGGACGCTACCCCAACCCCTGAGCCTGAGAGTACAAGTACGCCAGACCCTGATGATGGAAGCAGTGAACCTGAGGAACCAACACCAACCCCACTGCCTTCTGACAAGAATGACGAGGTAGGGAAGCTCATAGAGGAGATACAATTCAAAGAACTGATTGGAGATAATGGAAAATATGTTGCTATGTTATCAGGTGCAAGAGTGGCAGATCTTAGAAAGATTTACTGGCCGCAGAGTATTGAAGCCTTTACGCAGGAGGACAAACCTGTATTTGACTCATTACTAAAGACCGGGATGAAAATACAAATCCCATTAAGTGACGGCAACTCAGAGAAAATATCAGTTATAATTCGAGGCGATTGTGACGGTGACGGCAGAGTAAGAAAGTCGGACATTACTTTTGCATCACTATATATTGTAAATGCAGTATACGCAGAGACAGACGTCCAATTTATGGCTATGGATATGAATGACGACGGCAAGGTCACAATATGGGATTTGCCAATGATTGCCGATGAGATCAGGCGAACTGAATAG
- a CDS encoding DUF624 domain-containing protein, which produces MGLFGFGNYDKPGPGVSKDEPPKAAPIRFFEILARKFSKLVQLNLIFMIPTIAVCILMVALYLVPTHFIVSISGMFQIDGWASFVVPIPLILLSPFIAGLTFVTRNFAREEHAFVWSDFWDAVKGNWKYFLLNGLVCYAVFTLLSFALLYYYSMAVSNWMYYIPLWMCVMVAIVFLFAQYYLPIMFVTFDLKFTHAYKNALIFTVAGFGRNILVTIILGAMLFAFLNIPLLNITLLVYVLLLVFIIFSFISYLISFAVYPIIDRYMIQAAKRIENGEQKEPAGSVEEEFPGLFSQPAEEGDDDDGDKYVYVNGRLMKKSEMKDSQQEQ; this is translated from the coding sequence TTGGGCCTTTTCGGATTTGGAAATTATGACAAGCCAGGACCGGGCGTAAGCAAAGATGAGCCCCCTAAAGCCGCACCTATACGTTTTTTTGAGATCCTCGCAAGGAAGTTTTCTAAGCTTGTACAGTTGAATCTTATTTTCATGATCCCGACTATCGCTGTCTGTATCTTGATGGTAGCCCTTTACTTGGTGCCAACACATTTTATTGTGAGTATATCGGGTATGTTTCAGATTGACGGCTGGGCCTCATTCGTTGTGCCAATACCACTGATACTGTTATCGCCATTTATTGCTGGCCTGACATTTGTAACCAGGAATTTTGCCAGAGAGGAACACGCCTTTGTATGGTCTGATTTTTGGGATGCTGTTAAAGGTAATTGGAAATACTTCCTTCTCAACGGTTTGGTTTGCTATGCTGTATTCACTCTGCTGAGCTTTGCTCTCCTGTATTATTACAGCATGGCTGTTTCCAACTGGATGTACTATATCCCCTTGTGGATGTGTGTTATGGTAGCCATAGTGTTCCTGTTTGCACAGTATTATCTTCCGATTATGTTTGTAACCTTTGATCTGAAGTTCACACACGCATATAAAAATGCGTTGATTTTCACCGTGGCCGGCTTTGGGAGGAATATCCTGGTTACTATTATACTTGGAGCCATGCTGTTTGCCTTTTTAAATATCCCGCTGCTCAACATAACACTACTTGTATATGTATTACTACTGGTGTTTATCATCTTCTCGTTTATATCATATCTTATTAGCTTCGCTGTTTATCCGATTATTGACCGCTATATGATCCAAGCGGCAAAACGTATAGAGAACGGCGAACAGAAAGAGCCTGCCGGCTCTGTAGAGGAGGAATTTCCCGGCCTGTTTTCACAGCCGGCAGAGGAGGGAGACGACGATGATGGGGATAAATATGTCTATGTAAACGGCCGCCTGATGAAAAAGTCTGAGATGAAGGATAGTCAGCAAGAACAATAA
- a CDS encoding tyrosine recombinase, whose amino-acid sequence MQDFYSMFSEFLSKEKPNSINTRESYLRDTMNYLSYLSRIDITPLEADERDIQGFVDYLQSMNRSTTTISRNLASVRCFYKFLIYKNLVDQNPAKSIRVGKAEKKLPQVLQGDEIELLLAQPDITEPKGCRDKAMLELLYATGIRASELINLNVEDINLRSGVLYCRGNKGVRTIPVYPSAVVSVSDYIFRMRGLIAGPEGGNALFVNLNGGRLTRQGFWKIVKSYAVEAGITKEITPHTIRHSFALHLLENGASVKDIQTMMGHADISSTQVYVQLLDNHVRQVYHDCHPKAKLG is encoded by the coding sequence ATGCAAGATTTTTATTCAATGTTTAGCGAGTTCTTGTCGAAAGAGAAACCAAATTCTATAAACACAAGGGAGTCCTATCTGCGGGATACTATGAATTATCTATCCTATCTGTCGCGCATTGATATCACGCCCTTGGAAGCCGACGAGAGGGATATACAGGGATTTGTAGATTATCTTCAAAGTATGAACCGTTCTACAACCACAATTTCCCGAAACTTAGCTTCTGTGCGCTGCTTCTACAAATTTCTCATATATAAAAATCTTGTGGATCAGAACCCTGCGAAGAGTATTCGTGTAGGGAAAGCGGAGAAAAAGCTCCCACAGGTGCTTCAAGGCGACGAAATTGAATTGCTTTTGGCACAGCCAGACATCACTGAACCCAAAGGCTGCCGGGATAAAGCCATGCTTGAACTGCTCTATGCCACTGGGATTCGGGCATCTGAACTGATTAATTTGAATGTGGAGGATATAAATCTGCGTTCAGGCGTGCTCTATTGCCGGGGAAACAAAGGGGTGCGCACTATTCCGGTATATCCCTCGGCGGTTGTATCCGTTTCTGACTATATCTTCCGTATGCGCGGCCTGATAGCCGGGCCGGAGGGCGGTAACGCCCTCTTCGTTAACTTAAACGGCGGGAGGCTCACCCGCCAAGGCTTCTGGAAAATTGTCAAAAGCTACGCTGTAGAAGCCGGCATAACCAAGGAAATCACACCGCACACAATTCGCCACTCCTTTGCATTGCATCTGTTGGAAAACGGCGCTTCGGTTAAGGATATTCAGACTATGATGGGGCATGCTGATATTTCCTCCACACAAGTATATGTGCAGCTGTTGGACAACCATGTGCGCCAGGTTTATCATGACTGCCATCCCAAGGCAAAATTGGGATAA